The genome window TATGGAGAAGCCCGACGGGCTGGTGGCGCTGACCCCGGATATTTTGCACGACGCTTTACTCACGCTCGATTTGCGCGCCCTGCCTGGAGTAGGAGCGCGAACCGAGAAGAGATTGAACGACAAAGGCATTCAATCGATGGCGGACTTGTTGCACGTTCTCGACGGAGAGCATGGCCGCGAACAGACCGGAGAGCTTTGGGGCTCCGTATGGGGCGAGCGACTATGGCACTGGCTTCGCGGCGACGACTTCGACCTGGAGGAAAACGAGCATCCGAAGTCGGTGGGTCATCAGCATGTGCTGGCGCCCGTATTGCGTAATCCGGAAAGCGCCTGGTCCGTCGCGCTTAAACTGCTGCATCGGGCCGCGATGCGAATGAGGGACGAGGGGCTTTGGACGAACCGCATCGGCATAACGATAGCCTTTGTCGGCGAAGGGCGCATCCGAGGCTCTTCCCCATTTGGACCCAGCCGGTCTGAAAGCTGGAGCCATGAACTGCGGCTGCTGGAGTGCCAGGATAATGCAACGCTCATCGGGGCGCTTCGTAAGCTGTGGGATGAACGGCCACAAGGTCCACAGCATCAGAAGCCGTTTTTTATAAGCGTGGTGCTCGCAGACCTTGTGCCGAATGAGCTGCACACCCTGACGCTCTTTGACGCGCAGGATGGCAGCGAAGAACGGTTGCGGCTTTCAGCAGCGATGGACGGACTCAACCACAAATACGGGCTGAGCACGGTGGCGCCTGCCGCCATGCTGGCAGCATTGAAGGCGGCGCCCACGCGAATCGCATTCCATTCCGTACCCGAGCTGTTCGATCACTCCACCAAGGGAATCAGCTCAAGAATGTAGCCAGTTAGAAGTCTTCGTGTTGGAAGCCAACTTCACCGGCGACTGCTACCTGGTAAGCAGAGACGCGGCGTTCGAAGAAGTTGGTGAGCTCCTGCACATCCTGCAGCTCCATGAAGGCGAATGGATTTTTGCTGCCGAAGATTGCAGGCATACCCAGGCGCACTACGCGAGAGTCGGCGACGTATTCGAGATACTGACGCATGTCGCGAACCGACAGGCCAGCGACTCCGCCGGAAAGTAGATCTTCCGCGAACTGAAGCTCGCATTCAACGGCCTCGCGCATCATGGTGACGATACTGGCTTCGAGCTCTGCATCGAACAGCTCTGGATGCTGGCTGCGAACGATGTTGACGACCTCGAAAGCAAACTCAAGGTGGCAGCTCTCGTCGCGGAAAACCCAGTTGGTACCGGCAGCAAGACCGTTAAGCAGGCCACGGCTGCGCAGAAAATAGACATAAGCGAAGGCGGCAAAGAAGAAGAGGCCCTCAATGCATCCAG of Acidicapsa ligni contains these proteins:
- a CDS encoding DNA polymerase Y family protein; the encoded protein is MTTTANAPPASVSTTPAPEVNWLFLDLNSYFASVEQEVRPELRNRPVAVVPSLVDTTCCIAASYEAKYRGVKTGTMVKEAKQLCPDIVLVEGRHELYTEYHHRIVAAVQSCIPVTAILSVDEMACRLIGCERPVLTAMDLGMRVKDAIRKQVGSTLRCSVGLAPNRFLAKIASNMEKPDGLVALTPDILHDALLTLDLRALPGVGARTEKRLNDKGIQSMADLLHVLDGEHGREQTGELWGSVWGERLWHWLRGDDFDLEENEHPKSVGHQHVLAPVLRNPESAWSVALKLLHRAAMRMRDEGLWTNRIGITIAFVGEGRIRGSSPFGPSRSESWSHELRLLECQDNATLIGALRKLWDERPQGPQHQKPFFISVVLADLVPNELHTLTLFDAQDGSEERLRLSAAMDGLNHKYGLSTVAPAAMLAALKAAPTRIAFHSVPELFDHSTKGISSRM